Sequence from the Candidatus Neomarinimicrobiota bacterium genome:
ACGGTCCATCCCACGACCAGTCGGATCTTGATTTTATCCGAGAGTAACATAGCGCACACGGCCGGTGCGATCAGGTACGAAAAGACCAGCAATACTCCAGCTATCGCCACCGATGAGGTCACTATGAGACCGAAAGAGGCATAGAAGAGAAAATCCCACCATCTAACTGAGATATTCCTTCTCTCAGCTTCTACTACATTGGTAGAAATGAGCAGGAACCTTTTTCTGTAGATATAATGAAACAGACCGATGGCACC
This genomic interval carries:
- a CDS encoding metal ABC transporter permease yields the protein GAIGLFHYIYRKRFLLISTNVVEAERRNISVRWWDFLFYASFGLIVTSSVAIAGVLLVFSYLIAPAVCAMLLSDKIKIRLVVGWTVGIMASLIGLYLSASLDFPTGAAMVCTLSLFVPLVALAKRMLRPRKIITPFPAGECEK